Proteins encoded within one genomic window of Bombina bombina isolate aBomBom1 chromosome 1, aBomBom1.pri, whole genome shotgun sequence:
- the LOC128637493 gene encoding uridine 5'-monophosphate synthase-like, giving the protein MLIRRKEAKDYGTKRLVEGTINPGETCLIIEDVVTSGSSVLETVDVLEKEGLRVTHAVVLVDREQGGKERLAERGINLLSVFTLTHLMHMLHELKAVDAETVQRVKEFIHENKLAVQQSDTTKKRHVRMSYASRAQLPSTHPLAARLLTIMEAKKTNLCLSADVTDSAELLQLAAQLGPAICMLKTHIDILTDFTPDVTTQLQDLAKQHQFLLFEDRKFADIGNTVKHQYEGGIYKISSWSDVVNAHVVPGPGVVLGLQQVGCALGKGCLVIAEMSSQGSLATGEYTKTAVKIAEDHPEFVFGFISGCRISEKPEYLHLSPGVQMQSGGDNLGQQYQTPHKIITQKGSDIIIVGRGILSATNRLEAAEMYRTAGWEAYLSRTQESD; this is encoded by the exons ATGTTAATCAGGAGGAAGGAGGccaaggattatg GAACAAAGCGATTGGTGGAAGGCACAATTAATCCTGGAGAAACATGTTTGATAATTGAAGATGTTGTGACAAGTGGTTCCAGTGTCCTTGAGACAGTAGATGTGCTGGAGAAAGAGGGTCTGCGTGTGACTCATGCTGTTGTGCTGGTGGATAGAGAGCAGGGTGGGAAGGAGAGACTGGCAGAGCGCGGTATCAATCTGCTCTCTGTATTTACCTTGACGCATCTCATGCATATGCTGCATGAGCTGAAGGCTGTTGATGCAGAAACCGTGCAGAGAGTTAAAGAATTTATTCATGAAAATAAGCTTGCTGTTCAGCAATCTGATACTACCAAGAAACGCCATGTACGGATGAGCTATGCCTCTCGTGCCCAACTCCCTAGCACACATCCTTTGGCTGCTCGACTTCTTACCATTATGGAGGCCAAGAAGACAAACCTCTGTCTGTCAGCTGATGTTACAGACTCTGCAGAACTGCTTCAGCTGGCAGCACAGCTGGGACCTGCCATATGCATGTTAAAGACCCACATAGACATTTTGACAGATTTTACACCAGATGTCACAACCCAGCTGCAAGATCTTGCTAAGCAGCATCAGTTCCTCCTTTTTGAAGATCGTAAATTTGCTGATATTGGGAATACTGTGAAACACCAATACGAAG GTGGCATCTATAAAATCTCTTCTTGGTCTGACGTGGTGAATGCGCATGTTGTACCGGGCCCAGGAGTAGTCCTGGGGCTGCAGCAGGTTGGCTGTGCATTGGGAAAAGGCTGCCTAGTCATAGCAGAGATGAGTTCCCAGGGATCACTAGCAACTGGGGAATACACTAAGACAGCT GTTAAAATAGCAGAGGATCATCCTGAATTTGTATTCGGATTCATTTCTGGCTGCAGGATAAGTGAAAAACCGGAATATCTGCACCTGTCACCTGGCGTTCAGATGCAGTCAGGAG GGGATAACCTTGGGCAGCAGTACCAGACTCCACATAAAATAATCACCCAGAAGGGTTCTGACATTATCATTGTTGGTAGAGGCATCCTCTCAGCCACCAATCGTCTTGAAGCAGCTGAGATGTATAGAACGGCAGGATGGGAAGCCTATTTGTCAAGGACACAGGAGTCAGATTGA